The nucleotide window TTGGGTCTCTCCTTCTCTTGCTCTCCCCTTAATTGAttgtttttcatttataaacatttCTTGACTTTCTGTTGTTCAAAACAGTATGTTGGAAGGAGATTTTGTTACAATTTGATTCCCATAATATACCTTGAGAAATCACACTAGGGTCTATTGATTTAAAACATATCTTTCCACCCTTAAGTCTTTAGGAATTAAAAATTCTTATTCCAGTCGACTTCTAAAATTTATATTGTCTTCCACtttaaaaaatgataaaaaagttTTAGCAAATGCTTCTAGAACTTTGAGTAATTAGGGCATAGCTGCCTGAATAGTTATAATACACTGTGATTGAGAGACTAGCATAACATATAAGCCTCCCTTTGTGTATGTATATTAAACTAAGTGACATGCTCCTGTGCCTTGACTTAGTACCCTTTTCCTGGTAATTATTCCCAGCAATAGTTGGTCAGTAATTCTTAAACTTAATTGAGCAGTCCAAAGGCAGAACAATGATAAGAGCATAATTCATATTCTTTCCCAATATTTCATCTCAAAGAATGTTCAAATTCTTAAGATTGTCTCTAATAACATCCGTCAAGCTGTTAGACAAGCCACTCAGATCAGAAACTTTATCTTGCTAGCAATTTTTGACATGATCCATTTAAATGGCACGACATGACTCAAAGTTAAGCTGGTTAGGGTTGggcataaagaagttcgtgtcatAAATACGTCAACCTATTTAGACATAatgtaaataaaatttgaaattttctaatattaaaaaaaaaaactcattttttttatttataaacctAAAAATCTAAGAGAAACTGGTTGGATAAAAAATTATAACTCATTAAATAAATTAAGTACGTGAACACTTGTGAGGTTggcttaataatatttataaacatCATTTCAGGAACATTTATGTTTATATATTTAACATTTGATGTTTGGGAAAAGTTTATTATTAACCAACTTTAAGTTCTTAAAATTCATAGTTATAATGCTAAATATAATGTAAATTTAATTCtgctttatattattttataagatAAGATCTGTTTAATGGTAGGTTATAggtacaaaataaattttaaattttaaattattatttttaaaacataACTCAATAAACAAATAACGATGTGTCATATGTGGGACGAAAGTCCCTCATCAGTAGAAAAGGGGAAGGGAGGCTCTGCTCATCTCTATAAAAGCATGCTTCCCCAACTTTCTAACGTGTTGAGAAGAGCCTGTGCCCTGTGGGCTTTTGAAAGGCCCTCTCAAAGGCTTTTGAAGTAGAATATTTTTACCCACTAACAAAGTGGATTAAAGTAATAAAATTTAATGGGTGTTGGCTTCAATTAAATGCATTATTTGGTTGTTGAGCACGTTAACCTTTTAATATGATCTATAAATGTGTTAATACTAGTTGTATCGTGTAACTTGTTTAGTAGATAGATACTGTTAAGTGTTGAGGGTTTATGacacaattattaattattttgtaGTCAGGTTGAGTCTTATCTTCTTCATGTTAGAGTGACATGAACCCATGTAGACGCTGTTAGACATGAATGGTCAGGTCTACTTTATCTTCTCTCTATCTTAAGGACTCTGTTCATCACCTCCTTCTCAAAAGGCTTTTAAACTGAAGTGCCTTTTCATGAGTGATAGTGCACTGGTATGAACCTTCTATGGATTTTATTTAGATCCATTTAAAAATGACTTGTCTCTTTTGTACTAAAAATAGAATCCTTAATGATGTCACCTTTCGATGCCATTAGTTTTTTAGTGAAGCTCTTCCTTTCACTGTATGAAGCAATTCAGTCTTACAATCCCTTCATATTCTTTCCTAAGATAACTTTATCAAATTCATTATTCAATTATGTTTTCAGATTCAACTAATCCTTAGAAAGTGCCTTCTCTTTGTCCAATCTATCTAGCTCATCAAGCTGGCACAATATCTACCTTAGCTAGTTATATTTTGCTCtgtgaaaattatattttatcattGTTCAACACCAAAACTTGTTCAGTTTCCTAAACTTGGActttttggcttggttttgggcTGGCAGACAAGCAAAAGATGTTGTTAAAGGTGTAAAGAAGCGCATTGGAAGTAAGAATTCAAAAGTTCAACTTCTTGCCCTAACAGTAAGCTTTGAATCACTTGAATTCTCTTTTCATTATGGAAAATTTATTTATACAGAGAGGGTGTGATCATACTTATGCAGCATCTAGTCCACTGCTGCCACTAATCTAGCTTTGTTACATCAAATAGTTTTCTTTTTCAAGTGGGAAAAAAGAGTTCATGTTGGAATTTATTGAAGGTTTAACTTGCCATATGTATACCAAGGAGTGTGACGTAAGCGGAGGTTTaatttccccccccccccccccccccccctctctctctcaatctatatatatatatatgtttcagTGCTGTGGAATGAGGAACCTCACATCCTTCCCTGCATCATAGGATATATTGTTGGACAGCCATCAGTTTGAAATAGGAAATGAAGTAAAAATTTAACTTGGATAATTTATTCATTTcatctttgagatttgtcttataCGATCAGCTGTAGAACGAGCAAGTTTATTTGAACTGATCCAATTGATTTTAATTACAGGCCAACTGTGTAGACTATAGGTTTGTTCCATTTGTCGTAATATTTAACTTTTAACTTTTGGTCTGGATTCTATATTCTAGCTATTGGAAACCATGGTAAAGAATTGTGGGGACATTGTACATATGCACGTTGCAGAGAAAGATATTCTGCATgagatggtgaagatagtgaagaAAAAGGTGAGAATATTTTTGTATGATTCGGTTGCTCTTTTTTCTTTTGGTAAAACTTGTTTATAGTGTTTTATTCTGCTCTTTTGTAGCCCGACTTTCATGTCAAAGAGAAGATACTGATTCTAATAGATACCTGGCAAGAAGCTTTTGGTGGACCAAGGGCAAGATATCCACAATATTATGCTGCATATCAAGAGTTGTTGGTATGATTTTTACTGAAAGATCCTAGTAGAGGTCACAAGCTGAATGTTTCAGTATTCATTGAATTATGAAACATTTCCAACTAACCAAACTGGATCATTTAATTGCCTAAATATTGTTATCCTAGTAGTTTTGGTGATTATAATGTGGTCATTTCTTTTACATTTGCCAAATCAATCCCTCATTGTTTCAGCGAGCTGGGGCAGTGTTCCCGCAGAGATCTGAGAGGTCTGCACCTGTATTTACACCTCCACAAACACAACCTTTGACATCTTATCCTCAAAATCTGCGCAATAATGAGTATCGGCAAGAGGCAGCAGAGTCTTCTGCAGAGGCTGAGTTCCCAGCATTGAGGTATATCTTGGACTCTTTCTCTGATTTCAGGATGGAATCTATCATAAAAAAAGATTCTGTTCATTGGTGGCCcctttttatgacattttccatgATATTAGTTCTATTGATGGTGCAAAAATTTTTGTTAGGATATCTTTCTATTGATCTTGTTGAAATTATTTTGGTTATACCCAATTTCACCAGCATTGATTTCTAACTTTTTGGTACAAGCATTTATACCTGGTGATTAGTGAATGCAAGTTTTGCTAGATTGTTTTCTCTAGCTTAATGTACATTTTATTCATTGcacatgcataaattatataaatggaaTAAGTGAATGGATTATGCAGTATTGTGGTCACCTTCTGGCTGTACTTTGGTAAAGATCATAGCAAGTGATCTTTTGGGATCTCCTAGTACACATTAGGTCTTAGGTATATGGGTACAAAGATTCAGTAAATTTTCTATGCTTAGATGGCTTGTAATGCATCTATAACATCTATTCTTAATGGTGAGGTGAGGCACATGCCCATTAAGTGGTACCCTTGGTTGCTTGCACTGCTGATCTTGGTATTTCCTCTcggaagaagaaaaaagaaagcaGTGTTTCCAGTGACTAGAGTTGCCATAAAATCAGAACATACAAAAACTAGAAATTCTTCTACAGTATTAAAAGTTGCACCTCATTTTTCAATCAACCTTTGCTGCTCCACTAGTAGTATTTATAATGCACTTTTTGTGTTGATTTGGAATTTCTTTTACTAGCTTGACAGAAATTCAGAATGCACGGGGTATCATGGATGTCCTTGCAGAGATGTTAAATGCATTAGATCCAGGAAACAAAGAGGTAAATTTGCCATATGACATTAGAATGGTAAACCCATATGTATTTGGTTAATATGGTGGACAATAAAACCCCAAATTTCAATCGAGCTTTTTGGTGAATTTATGGAGTTTTTTAAGTATAAGAATCTCATATTTTTTCAATTGTTTGAAATCTTTGGTAgtatatgttattattttttttttttgactgaAAATCATGTCTCTTTAAGTTCATCACCTATTTCCATATTGGGTAATATTTTCCCCAATTTGTAGGGACTTAGGCAGGAGGTTATTGTTGATCTGGTGGAACAGTGTCGTGCATACAAGCAAAGAGTTGTACATCTTGTTAATTCAACTGCGTAAGTTATATTTTTCACCCCATTATTTGGTATGATTGTATCGATAATTGCTGTCAATTCTCCTCTGTTTCCAACCACTCTTGCAGTCAGTTACATGGAGTCTTTGCTTGTAGGTTTATGTGTTCTAAGTGGGCATTGGGGACATGTTGACACTAGCACTTGATAGGCATGCAACATgctagaataataataataataataataataataataataataataataataataataataagagctTCTAATGAAATCAGACATGGACTAATTAAGACAaaacaatttttcaaaattaatggCAAGATGctgatgagatttttttttgaaGGTAATAGGAAAAGCAATTCCATGCTAGTTCGTATAGATTTGCTGTATTCTTTATGAGAATGGGTATAACACAGTCATTATCTGGATCTACTTGTTTGATAGTATTGCCAGTAAGATTGACTACATAGTGAACATAGTGATATCTGAAACTAAATATTTTTAGTTAATAATTTAATGGTGTTTTGAGTCCAGTGTCTTTGAAATTTGGGGAAGCTTATTGTCTGATCTTACTCAGATATTTTCATCTCTTTTAGGGATGAATCATTGCTATGCCAAGGGCTTGCATTAAATGATGATTTGCAGCGTGTACTTGCAAAGCATGAGGCCATTGCTTCAGGAACTCGTGCTCCTACTGCACCTGAGAAACCAAAGCCTGAATCAGGTGGAGCACTTGTGGATGTTGGTGGTCCGCTAGTTGATACCGGAGGCAACAACAAAAAACCTGTTGAAGGGTGAGTCCATTTATTCAGAATGTTTCATATTGAGAATCTGGTGCAGAATGTATGCTtgctaaaaatattaaaaaaacctAATATCTAAAAGTTCTGAATTATACATAAGTTCGTGGTGTGGGTTGAATTTTTGTAGTTTACTATTATTTGTAGTACTTATTTATTCAGAATGTTTCACATCAGGAATCTGGTGCAGAATGTATGCTtgctaaaaaaattgaaaaaacctAACATATGCAAGGTATGAATTGTACATAAGTTGGTGGTCCGGGTTGAATTTTTGTAGTTTACTATTAGATGTTTGTGGGACTCATTCGGGAATGGTATGTTGAGTATTAATCATATTTGTCTTAGTAAGAGTATTTTGTGTTCAATTTGGTTGTTAAGAGTCAATTGATTAGAAATTCAGTTGAGTTAAATGGTTGAGACCTGTTCATTAATCAGGTTATTTGTATTTCACTACTCAAATTAACCTATGGTTTTGAGGCTATTTACAATTCATTAGCAGAAGAAATGGGTTTCAggccattgaacaccaaagaattATATCTACCTTGCTTTTAGGTAAAACAGTAGCATTATAAGTACTTCCACATGATTCAAAGCTGGTCaaatttgtaaaattaaaatgACTTATGAAAAGGTTTTGCTGGAAGTCAAATGTTCATAGTTCTTATATGGTTCAAAACTCATAACTGTTGCTGTTTGAGCTGGGAGTGACAAGATTTTTCTGCAGATCTGCTTCAACTTCTGGTGTAATGAATCAATTGTTACTCCCTGCACCTCCTGCAACTAATGGTCCAACTACTTCAGCATCTGCCAATCCAAAAATGGACTTGTTGAGCGGGGATGACTTTAGCTCACCAAAGGCTGATAATTCACTGGCTCTTGTTCCTGTGGGAGAGCCACAGCCAGCTACTACTCCATCTCAGCAGAATGCACTTGCCCTTTTGGACATGTTTTCTGACAGTAACAACTCCTCTAATGCTGTCAATGTGCAGGCTGCCCATTTGGCTGGATTAACAAATTCTTCGACTCCACAAATCCAACAGCAACATAATTTTCATGCCCCAGAAGCTGGAATTTACCCAAATGGAAGTGCCCCAAATATGGGATCACCGCGGTATGAACATTCACCATATATGCAAGCCACTGGACCTACCTGGAATGGTCTGGTTCCTCAGCAGCCGCCCTCACCAGTTTTTGGTGAGTTTTCTTTTCAAGTTGGCTTTTAGTATTGAACAACATTTTGCTGCTGTGTTGATTTGATCCCATGTATCTTCATTTTCTTAGATATAGTATGAAGGGCAAATTATTTTCCGATTCTTTATTTTAATGCTAATTGTAGTTTAGACTGTAGAGAATCTAAGCATGTAACG belongs to Hevea brasiliensis isolate MT/VB/25A 57/8 chromosome 4, ASM3005281v1, whole genome shotgun sequence and includes:
- the LOC110644141 gene encoding TOM1-like protein 9 isoform X1; its protein translation is MVNYMVERATSDMLIGPDWAMNIEICDMCNHDPAQAKDVVKGVKKRIGSKNSKVQLLALTLLETMVKNCGDIVHMHVAEKDILHEMVKIVKKKPDFHVKEKILILIDTWQEAFGGPRARYPQYYAAYQELLRAGAVFPQRSERSAPVFTPPQTQPLTSYPQNLRNNEYRQEAAESSAEAEFPALSLTEIQNARGIMDVLAEMLNALDPGNKEGLRQEVIVDLVEQCRAYKQRVVHLVNSTADESLLCQGLALNDDLQRVLAKHEAIASGTRAPTAPEKPKPESGGALVDVGGPLVDTGGNNKKPVEGSASTSGVMNQLLLPAPPATNGPTTSASANPKMDLLSGDDFSSPKADNSLALVPVGEPQPATTPSQQNALALLDMFSDSNNSSNAVNVQAAHLAGLTNSSTPQIQQQHNFHAPEAGIYPNGSAPNMGSPRYEHSPYMQATGPTWNGLVPQQPPSPVFGAQGSGSLPPPPWEAQPADGSPVAGAQYPQPMQVTQVVVTHTQPVPSGMHPQGLQPSGNDHLVGMYIQPITTSHLSAFSNPAIQSNQLGLHPQAVQGGQYMGMLPQPMHGQMASMYPQHMYGNQMAGYGYAPQQGTPYLEQQMYGLSVRDDSIVRNSSYQVPTSSYLPLKKPSKPEDKLFGELVDIAKFKTTKPTPGRAGSM
- the LOC110644141 gene encoding TOM1-like protein 9 isoform X2 — translated: MVKNCGDIVHMHVAEKDILHEMVKIVKKKPDFHVKEKILILIDTWQEAFGGPRARYPQYYAAYQELLRAGAVFPQRSERSAPVFTPPQTQPLTSYPQNLRNNEYRQEAAESSAEAEFPALSLTEIQNARGIMDVLAEMLNALDPGNKEGLRQEVIVDLVEQCRAYKQRVVHLVNSTADESLLCQGLALNDDLQRVLAKHEAIASGTRAPTAPEKPKPESGGALVDVGGPLVDTGGNNKKPVEGSASTSGVMNQLLLPAPPATNGPTTSASANPKMDLLSGDDFSSPKADNSLALVPVGEPQPATTPSQQNALALLDMFSDSNNSSNAVNVQAAHLAGLTNSSTPQIQQQHNFHAPEAGIYPNGSAPNMGSPRYEHSPYMQATGPTWNGLVPQQPPSPVFGAQGSGSLPPPPWEAQPADGSPVAGAQYPQPMQVTQVVVTHTQPVPSGMHPQGLQPSGNDHLVGMYIQPITTSHLSAFSNPAIQSNQLGLHPQAVQGGQYMGMLPQPMHGQMASMYPQHMYGNQMAGYGYAPQQGTPYLEQQMYGLSVRDDSIVRNSSYQVPTSSYLPLKKPSKPEDKLFGELVDIAKFKTTKPTPGRAGSM